Proteins encoded within one genomic window of Halogeometricum sp. S1BR25-6:
- a CDS encoding phosphatase PAP2 family protein, giving the protein MALVDVVLQVGAGVSALLVVAAVLVVGPSRLRTAPRTVRSNARAVAPTFVALVAVLAANGVIRDIGVELSWLIGLNITGYIHAIEGSTVAFVQSFATPALTAYFGFVYIFGYVFLLVFPLAAYAMYEDARPLRVVLFAYIVNYGVGLLCYILFVAYGPRNFMPDMVEPLLYNSWPQAQLLTSQVNVNTNVFPSLHTSLSGTVALLAWRFRGVYPRWVPVALFLAVSIAVSTMYLGIHWATDVVAGALVAFASVEAASRAADRQERGESLTPTRLRKLRE; this is encoded by the coding sequence ATGGCGCTCGTCGACGTCGTCCTGCAGGTGGGGGCGGGCGTGTCCGCGCTCCTCGTCGTCGCCGCGGTGCTCGTCGTCGGACCGTCGCGACTCCGAACCGCCCCCCGGACCGTCCGGTCGAACGCCCGCGCCGTCGCCCCGACGTTCGTCGCCCTCGTCGCCGTCCTCGCCGCCAACGGCGTCATCCGCGACATCGGCGTCGAACTGTCGTGGCTCATCGGGCTGAACATCACCGGCTACATTCACGCCATCGAGGGAAGCACCGTCGCGTTCGTGCAGTCGTTCGCGACGCCGGCGCTGACCGCGTACTTCGGGTTCGTCTACATCTTCGGCTACGTGTTCCTCCTCGTGTTCCCGCTGGCGGCGTACGCGATGTACGAGGACGCCCGCCCCCTCCGCGTCGTCCTGTTCGCCTACATCGTCAACTACGGCGTCGGCCTGCTCTGTTACATTCTGTTCGTCGCCTACGGCCCGCGGAACTTCATGCCCGACATGGTGGAGCCGCTCCTGTACAACAGTTGGCCGCAGGCGCAGTTGCTGACGAGTCAGGTGAACGTGAACACGAACGTGTTCCCCTCGCTGCACACCTCGCTGTCGGGCACCGTCGCGCTCCTGGCGTGGCGGTTCCGCGGCGTCTACCCCCGGTGGGTACCCGTCGCGCTCTTTCTGGCGGTGTCCATCGCCGTCTCGACGATGTACCTCGGCATCCACTGGGCGACGGACGTGGTCGCCGGTGCGCTCGTCGCGTTCGCGAGCGTCGAGGCGGCGAGCCGCGCCGCCGACCGACAGGAACGGGGCGAGAGCCTGACGCCGACTCGACTCCGGAAACTGCGCGAGTAG
- a CDS encoding aldehyde dehydrogenase family protein: MPTDYSIDADWNALYVDGEWRSHDGDTIADEDPSTRETVTEVPAATEADVDDAYEAAAAAQSEWAEQPPARRAEVVRKALQELEANEEAIVELFADEAGGTSVMGHTSVAITSDHLNEAATLPNRMSGEHKESNIPGKENIVQRKPKGVVTVISPWNFPLNLSIRAVAPAIALGNTVVLKPATNTPVLGGLLVAKLFEAAGLPDGVLNVVTGRGSDIGDAVAGHPESDAVAFTGSTEVGRGVAATAAENLAVQAMELGGNNAHVVTGDADLDRAIDGAVFGSFVHQGQVCISINRHVVHESVYDEYVERLAERAAELPVGSAHDEHAAVGPIIDESQRDEMLGYVEETVDAGATLETGDETVDLDGVEDSLVVEPTVLSDVTNDMAAACNEHFGPIAPVIPFSDIDEAVEIANDTEYGLSGSVHAGDLDTAMDVADRMETGHVHINDQPINDEAHVPFSGTAASGMGGYNSDTILEELTETKWISVQHDARDYPF; this comes from the coding sequence ATGCCCACAGACTACTCCATCGACGCCGACTGGAACGCGCTGTACGTCGACGGCGAGTGGCGGTCCCACGACGGCGACACCATCGCGGACGAGGACCCCTCGACGCGCGAGACGGTCACGGAAGTGCCGGCGGCGACGGAAGCCGACGTGGACGACGCCTACGAGGCCGCGGCGGCCGCGCAGTCCGAGTGGGCCGAGCAACCGCCCGCCCGTCGGGCCGAGGTCGTCCGAAAGGCGCTGCAGGAACTGGAGGCCAACGAGGAGGCCATCGTCGAACTGTTCGCCGACGAGGCGGGCGGGACGTCCGTGATGGGCCACACGTCGGTCGCCATCACGAGCGACCACCTGAACGAGGCGGCGACGCTCCCCAACCGGATGTCGGGCGAGCACAAGGAGTCGAACATCCCCGGAAAAGAAAATATCGTCCAGCGGAAGCCGAAGGGCGTCGTCACGGTCATCTCGCCGTGGAACTTCCCGCTGAACCTCTCGATTCGGGCCGTCGCGCCCGCCATCGCCCTCGGTAACACCGTCGTCCTGAAGCCGGCAACGAACACGCCCGTCCTCGGCGGCCTCCTCGTGGCGAAACTGTTCGAGGCGGCTGGTCTGCCCGACGGCGTCCTGAACGTCGTCACTGGTCGCGGTTCCGACATCGGCGACGCCGTCGCCGGCCACCCCGAGAGCGACGCCGTCGCGTTCACGGGGTCGACCGAAGTCGGGCGCGGCGTCGCCGCCACCGCCGCGGAGAACCTCGCCGTGCAGGCGATGGAACTCGGCGGCAACAACGCCCACGTGGTCACCGGAGACGCGGACCTCGACCGCGCCATCGACGGCGCGGTGTTCGGGTCGTTCGTCCATCAGGGACAGGTGTGCATCTCCATCAATCGCCACGTCGTCCACGAGAGCGTCTACGACGAGTACGTCGAGCGACTCGCCGAACGAGCGGCGGAACTGCCGGTCGGCAGTGCCCACGACGAGCACGCCGCCGTCGGCCCCATCATCGACGAGTCCCAACGCGACGAGATGCTCGGCTACGTCGAGGAGACGGTCGACGCCGGCGCGACGCTCGAAACCGGCGACGAGACGGTCGACCTCGACGGCGTCGAGGACTCCTTGGTCGTCGAACCGACCGTCCTCTCGGACGTGACGAACGACATGGCCGCCGCGTGCAACGAACACTTCGGCCCCATCGCGCCGGTCATCCCGTTCTCCGATATCGACGAGGCCGTCGAGATAGCCAACGACACCGAGTACGGCCTCTCGGGGTCCGTCCACGCCGGCGACCTCGACACCGCGATGGACGTCGCCGACCGCATGGAGACGGGGCACGTCCACATCAACGACCAACCCATCAACGACGAGGCGCACGTCCCCTTCTCGGGCACCGCCGCCTCCGGGATGGGCGGCTACAACAGCGACACCATCCTCGAGGAACTGACCGAGACGAAGTGGATATCCGTCCAGCACGACGCCCGCGACTACCCGTTCTGA
- a CDS encoding winged helix-turn-helix domain-containing protein, with translation MSQAQQTAATIDDLPPSAKFVRYVLKQESNLTQTDLTDRTHLSTRTVRDALRKLEEADIVQEDVCLRDARKRVYSLDDAN, from the coding sequence ATGTCACAGGCTCAACAAACCGCGGCGACGATCGACGACCTCCCTCCCAGCGCAAAGTTCGTCCGCTACGTCCTCAAACAGGAGTCGAACCTGACGCAGACCGACCTGACCGACCGGACGCACCTCTCGACGCGGACCGTGCGCGACGCCCTCCGGAAACTGGAGGAGGCCGACATCGTTCAGGAGGACGTCTGCCTGCGAGACGCCCGAAAGCGCGTCTACTCGCTGGACGACGCGAACTGA
- a CDS encoding rhomboid family intramembrane serine protease, producing the protein MSSTAYDAGHGRRSSVLHGNPVIETLLAMVVVSLLAWAASLVGLLGLFALGPPVWLPPWALLTSVYAHAGPAHLLSNAVVVAVAGTLVAPSTTRLRFYAFFVVTGALAGVAHVWASGLLGARTAVLGASGAAFALVGYVLAANPAADAFFGTLRLAPRAVIAVVAAVAVALTLSFSAPGSALVAHFAGAAMGLVAGRLGLLRARR; encoded by the coding sequence GTGTCCTCCACCGCGTACGACGCCGGTCACGGCCGGCGCTCCTCCGTCCTCCACGGTAACCCCGTTATCGAGACGCTCCTCGCCATGGTCGTCGTCTCCCTCCTCGCGTGGGCGGCCTCGCTCGTCGGTCTGCTGGGACTGTTCGCCCTCGGACCGCCGGTGTGGCTCCCGCCGTGGGCGCTCCTCACGAGCGTCTACGCCCACGCCGGCCCGGCGCACCTGCTCTCGAACGCCGTCGTCGTCGCCGTCGCCGGGACGCTCGTCGCCCCGTCGACGACGCGACTCCGCTTTTACGCCTTCTTCGTCGTCACCGGGGCGTTGGCCGGCGTCGCGCACGTCTGGGCGAGCGGCCTCCTCGGCGCGCGGACCGCGGTGCTCGGCGCTAGCGGCGCGGCGTTCGCGCTCGTCGGCTACGTCCTCGCGGCCAACCCCGCCGCCGACGCGTTCTTCGGGACGCTCCGCCTCGCGCCGCGGGCGGTCATCGCCGTCGTCGCGGCCGTCGCCGTCGCGCTGACGCTCTCGTTCAGCGCGCCCGGCAGCGCCCTCGTCGCCCACTTCGCGGGCGCGGCGATGGGGCTCGTCGCCGGTCGACTCGGACTGCTCCGGGCGCGGCGCTGA
- a CDS encoding secondary thiamine-phosphate synthase enzyme YjbQ yields the protein MTLEIRSDERVDVRDVTADVAEEVPEGADGVCTVFVQHTTAGVVVNEAEGRLLADVEGALERLVPREDGYGHDELDGNADAHLRSMLLGSSVSIPVEDGELALGTWQSVLFVECDGPRTRSLRVAVTE from the coding sequence GTGACGCTCGAAATTCGCAGCGACGAACGGGTCGACGTGAGAGACGTGACGGCGGACGTGGCTGAGGAGGTCCCGGAGGGAGCAGACGGCGTCTGCACCGTGTTCGTGCAGCACACCACCGCCGGCGTCGTCGTCAACGAGGCGGAAGGACGTCTCCTCGCTGACGTGGAGGGGGCGCTCGAACGACTGGTCCCCCGAGAGGACGGATACGGACACGACGAACTGGACGGCAACGCCGACGCGCACCTGCGGTCGATGCTGCTCGGGTCGAGCGTCTCGATTCCGGTCGAAGACGGCGAACTCGCCCTCGGGACGTGGCAGTCGGTACTGTTCGTCGAGTGCGACGGGCCGCGGACGCGGTCGCTGCGGGTGGCGGTGACGGAGTAG
- a CDS encoding S8 family serine peptidase, producing MFEIRTDHNITTGRSGPVVTVSDVRQIHGFPAPSDDDAPTGAGLTVAVMDSGVDESHGVFDDIAVEHHNFTKAPDEPYDQVGHGTGVAGLIAQLSPGIEKIVDLRIFGESGSGNGRSIFDAYEWAQSHADELATINLSWGAQTQSPDIDREHTKLMNADVQDVVAAGNTGDTSGSPATAEDAYGIGAMNEEKEMTRFSSYNPGAVENPDVVGLGKDVKLPRASGTSMGTVLDENYVKASGTSFSAPIAAAAMNLYIEVRGEGSQRPFERTAVDIPGTPRDVYGYFRYDRAVTAEATTGEVETFDLPFTDHEGVALPEGWLESPTRAVLERDEEGETVIRFE from the coding sequence ATGTTCGAGATACGAACGGACCACAACATCACGACCGGGCGGTCCGGTCCCGTGGTCACGGTTTCGGACGTCCGCCAGATACACGGGTTCCCCGCCCCCTCCGACGACGACGCCCCCACCGGTGCCGGCCTGACCGTCGCCGTCATGGACTCCGGCGTCGACGAGAGCCACGGGGTGTTCGACGACATCGCCGTGGAGCACCACAACTTCACCAAAGCGCCCGACGAACCGTACGACCAGGTCGGGCACGGAACCGGCGTCGCGGGCCTCATCGCACAGCTTTCCCCGGGTATCGAGAAGATAGTCGACCTCCGAATCTTCGGCGAGAGCGGGAGCGGCAACGGTCGGTCCATCTTCGACGCCTACGAGTGGGCGCAGTCGCACGCCGACGAACTGGCCACTATCAACCTCTCGTGGGGCGCGCAGACGCAGTCGCCCGACATCGACCGCGAGCACACGAAGCTGATGAACGCGGACGTGCAGGACGTGGTGGCGGCCGGGAACACCGGCGACACCAGCGGCAGTCCGGCGACGGCCGAGGACGCCTACGGCATCGGCGCCATGAACGAGGAGAAGGAGATGACCCGGTTCAGCAGCTACAACCCCGGCGCGGTGGAGAACCCCGACGTCGTCGGTCTCGGGAAGGACGTGAAACTGCCGCGCGCCTCCGGCACGTCGATGGGTACGGTGCTCGACGAGAACTACGTGAAAGCGAGCGGAACGAGCTTCAGCGCCCCAATCGCCGCCGCGGCGATGAATCTCTACATCGAAGTACGGGGCGAGGGATCACAACGGCCGTTCGAGCGCACCGCCGTCGACATCCCGGGGACGCCGCGGGACGTGTACGGCTACTTCCGCTACGACCGCGCGGTGACCGCCGAGGCGACGACGGGCGAGGTGGAGACGTTCGACCTGCCGTTCACCGACCACGAGGGCGTGGCGCTGCCGGAGGGGTGGCTCGAATCGCCGACCCGCGCGGTGCTGGAACGGGACGAGGAGGGCGAGACGGTCATCCGGTTCGAGTGA
- a CDS encoding PKD domain-containing protein, whose protein sequence is MKNKTQKRYTKTAATLVALTLVLSVFGPIGTVAAVDGVTVSQQANSTTVSPGDTITFTTEVGVDDAQIQAASIGLQTDLPDGWTVTSRSAGNQFIPGPDGWLWFAGTSVSGSDTVQYTVAVPNDAATGDYDVDVTASTEGGESTTDTTTVSVTTEQPNTSPVADAGADQTVDEGASVTLDASGSSDADSDALTYAWTQTGGPSVSLSDDSSASPTFTAPDVENDATLTFEVEVADGNGGIDTDTVSVTVEADEPDEPTNTSPVADAGADQTADEGTSVMLDASGSSDADSDALTYAWTQTGGPSVTLSDASAASPTFTAPDVENDATLTFEVEVADGNGGIDTDTVTVTVEADESDAPVETGSTTVSLSPEDDLLGVNQTGSYDIVVDPAAGGVGAYSITVSLSDSSVGTITDVELAGDGSLSDVQMAEDGSSVTIEAVLVDTNDTGAVTLGTVSVQGVAEGETDLVLDVETLGTESGEAYDVTEVDGATLTVSTLVVGDSAGPAIDADGDGVHEDVNGDGVVNVLDVQTLFAARNGPTTTQNPDAFDFNGDGQFDVLDVQWLYYNEVA, encoded by the coding sequence ATGAAAAACAAGACACAGAAGCGGTACACGAAGACGGCCGCCACACTCGTCGCGCTCACGCTCGTCCTCTCGGTTTTCGGACCGATCGGGACGGTCGCGGCGGTCGACGGCGTAACCGTCTCGCAGCAGGCGAACAGTACGACAGTCTCCCCCGGTGACACGATAACGTTCACGACGGAGGTCGGCGTCGACGACGCGCAGATCCAAGCTGCCAGCATCGGGCTGCAGACCGACCTCCCGGACGGCTGGACAGTCACTAGTCGAAGTGCGGGCAACCAGTTCATCCCCGGCCCCGACGGCTGGCTCTGGTTCGCCGGTACGAGTGTCTCGGGCTCCGACACCGTGCAGTACACGGTTGCCGTCCCGAACGACGCCGCGACCGGGGACTACGACGTCGACGTGACGGCGTCCACGGAGGGTGGCGAAAGCACCACCGACACGACGACCGTCTCCGTCACGACCGAACAGCCCAACACCTCGCCGGTCGCTGACGCCGGCGCCGACCAGACGGTCGACGAAGGCGCTTCCGTGACGCTCGATGCGTCGGGCTCCTCGGACGCCGACTCGGACGCGCTCACCTACGCGTGGACGCAGACGGGCGGTCCGTCGGTCTCGCTCTCGGACGACTCGTCGGCATCCCCGACGTTCACCGCGCCCGACGTGGAGAACGACGCGACGCTCACCTTCGAGGTCGAAGTCGCCGACGGTAACGGCGGCATCGACACCGACACCGTCTCCGTGACGGTCGAAGCCGACGAACCGGACGAACCGACGAACACCTCGCCGGTCGCTGACGCCGGTGCGGACCAGACGGCCGACGAGGGAACGTCCGTGATGCTCGATGCATCGGGCTCCTCGGACGCCGACTCGGACGCGCTCACCTACGCGTGGACGCAGACGGGTGGCCCGTCTGTCACGCTCTCGGACGCCTCGGCGGCGTCCCCGACGTTCACCGCACCGGACGTGGAGAACGACGCGACGCTCACCTTCGAGGTCGAAGTCGCCGACGGTAACGGCGGCATCGACACCGACACGGTCACCGTGACCGTCGAAGCCGACGAGTCCGACGCGCCGGTCGAAACCGGCTCGACGACCGTCTCGCTCTCGCCCGAGGACGACCTTCTCGGCGTGAACCAGACCGGCTCGTACGACATCGTGGTCGACCCCGCCGCCGGCGGCGTCGGCGCGTACAGCATCACCGTCTCGCTCTCGGATTCGAGCGTCGGTACCATCACCGACGTCGAACTCGCGGGCGACGGAAGCCTCTCGGACGTGCAGATGGCCGAGGACGGCTCGTCTGTCACGATAGAGGCGGTCCTCGTCGACACGAACGACACCGGCGCGGTCACGCTCGGCACCGTCTCGGTGCAGGGCGTCGCCGAGGGCGAGACCGACCTCGTCCTCGACGTCGAGACGCTCGGCACCGAGTCCGGAGAGGCGTACGACGTCACCGAAGTCGACGGCGCGACGCTGACCGTCTCGACCCTCGTCGTCGGCGACTCCGCCGGTCCCGCGATCGACGCCGACGGCGACGGCGTCCACGAGGACGTCAACGGCGACGGCGTCGTGAACGTGCTCGACGTGCAGACGCTGTTCGCGGCCCGTAACGGCCCGACCACGACGCAGAACCCCGACGCCTTCGACTTCAACGGCGACGGACAGTTCGACGTCCTGGACGTGCAGTGGCTGTACTACAACGAGGTCGCCTGA